A window of the Lolium perenne isolate Kyuss_39 chromosome 7, Kyuss_2.0, whole genome shotgun sequence genome harbors these coding sequences:
- the LOC127314431 gene encoding 2-succinylbenzoate--CoA ligase, chloroplastic/peroxisomal → MANGHIAHCLGGILARRATAAVAVSGGLRLTGAELVDDVRGLAAGLWESGLRPGDVVAVVGFNSVDYMELLLAIPYIGAIIAPLNYRWSFEETTQALELVRPSAFIFDGSYSSWALWLMESKRFSTIGLYLTMGDPASTSEPANFVSLNHTKNTFRGTTVMEPVSAPRDVALICFTSGTTGRPKGVAISHTSLIVQSLAKIALVDYGEDDVYLHTAPLCHIGGISSCLAILMAGGCHVLIPKFDAKSATEAIREHKVTCFITVPAIMADLLSYAQKDKISRCGTVTKILNGGGGLSDELINGASHLFIHATIVSAYGMTEACSSLTFMPINKPEFHETKNKSSNQCEGVCVGKPAPHVEIQIGRDESNSSSSPMGKILTRGLHTMVGYWGNNMVDTPESVRNGWLDTGDTGWIDRTGNLWLMGRQKGRIKSGGENVYPEEVELVLSQHSGVAKAVVFGVPDSRLGEKIVACVSIRNNWRWVDARAEPEGEGKEVSAQILQEHCRIKNLSRFKVPKIYYQWSRPFPVTTTGKIKREELKAEILACKQLRSSL, encoded by the exons ATGGCAAACGGCCACATCGCCCATTGCCTCGGCGGCATCCTTGCCAGGCGGGCCACCGCTGCCGTCGCTGTCTCCGGCGGCCTCCGCCTGACCGGCGCGGAGCTCGTCGACGACGTGCGCGGGCTGGCCGCCGGCCTATGGGAGAGTGGTCTCCGTCCAGGcgacgtcgtcgccgtcgtcggctTCAACAG CGTTGACTACATGGAGCTCTTGCTGGCCATCCCTTACATCGGAGCAATCATCGCCCCTCTCAACTACCGCTGG AGCTTCGAGGAGACGACACAGGCGCTAGAGCTTGTGCGGCCTTCGGCGTTCATCTTTGATGGAAGTTACAGCTCATGGGCGCTCTGGTTGATGGAGAGCAAGAGATTCTCAACCATTGGTCTTTACCTCACAATGGGGGACCCTGCCAGCACTAGCGAACCTGCAAACT TCGTGTCGCTTAATCATACCAAGAACACTTTCAGAGGAACTACGGTGATGGAGCCTGTGTCGGCTCCAAGGGATGTAGCTTTGATATGCTTTACATCTG GAACCACTGGACGGCCAAAGGGCGTAGCAATAAGCCATACATCTTTGATCGTTCAATCCCTTGCGAAAATCGCCCTTGTCGACTACGGTGAGGATGAT GTCTACCTGCATACAGCCCCTCTGTGCCATATCGGAGGGATCTCCTCATGCTTGGCCATCCTGATGGCTGGAGGCTGCCATGTCCTGATACCTAAATTTGACGCAAAATCGGCTACTGAAGCCATCCGGGAACACAAAGTGACCTGTTTCATTACCGTTCCCGCAATCATGGCTGACCTACTGTCCTATGCTCA GAAAGACAAGATATCTAGGTGCGGGACAGTGACCAAGATCCTCAATGGTGGTGGGGGGCTGTCAGATGAGCTCATAAATGGAGCGTCTCACTTATTTATTCACGCTACTATCGTTTCAGCTTATG GGATGACTGAAGCTTGTTCATCTCTGACATTCATGCCTATCAACAAGCCAGAATTTCATGAAACCAAGAACAAGTCAAGCAACCAATGTGAAGGCGTGTGTGTTGGAAAGCCAGCACCGCATGTCGAGATACAAATTGGTAGAGATGAAAGTAACAGTAGTTCTTCACCAATGGGGAAAATCTTGACAAGAGGCTTGCACACAATGGTTGGATACTGGGGGAATAATATGGTTGACACACCAGAATCTGTCAGGAATGGATGGCTTGACACTGGGGACACTGGGTGGATAGATAGAACTGGTAATTTATGGCTCATGGGGCGACAAAAAGGTCGAATCAAAAGCGGAGGGGAAAATGTTTATCCGGAAGAG GTAGAGTTAGTACTATCACAACACTCAGGGGTAGCTAAAGCTGTGGTTTTTGGTGTACCGGATAGTCGTCTTGGGGAGAAAATTGTTGCATGTGTTAGCATCAGGAATAACTGGAGGTGGGTTGATGCAAGGGCTGAGCCCGAAGGAGAAGGTAAAGAAGTGTCAGCGCAGATCCTTCAAGAACACTGCAGGATAAAAAATCTGAGCAG ATTCAAGGTGCCAAAGATATATTATCAGTGGAGCAGGCCGTTTCCGGTGACCACCACAGGGAAAATTAAAAGAGAGGAGCTGAAGGCTGAGATCTTGGCATGCAAGCAGCTACGTAGCAGTTTGTAG